In Mangifera indica cultivar Alphonso unplaced genomic scaffold, CATAS_Mindica_2.1 Un_0005, whole genome shotgun sequence, a single window of DNA contains:
- the LOC123205439 gene encoding stress enhanced protein 2, chloroplastic-like — translation MALVARAIHCQLGSQKPAVVSQEQPAVSPVQIQRLNVGEGENGNNKIVLQPRVCTLRSYGSDKAGVIKLRKESGGEVSTFFETLSDYIESSKKSQDFEIISGRLAMIVFAATVIEEAVTGNSLFRKIDVEGIAEAGGVCLGAVIFAAIFAWFSSARNRVGRMFTLSCNTLIDSLIDQIVDGLFYESEINDWSDDI, via the exons ATGGCCTTGGTGGCGCGTGCAATCCACTGCCAACTGGGTTCCCAGAAGCCGGCGGTCGTCAGTCAAGAACAGCCTGCGGTGAGTCCCGTCCAGATCCAGAGACTGAACGTGGGTGAAGGTGAGAACGGGAATAATAAGATCGTTTTGCAGCCACGTGTGTGCACGTTGAGATCGTACGGTTCGGATAAAGCGGGAGTGATAAAGTTGAGAAAGGAAAGTGGAGGTGAAGTCTCAACGTTCTTTGAAACGCTGTCGGATTATATTGAAAGCTCGAAGAAGAGTCAGGACTTCGAGATCATCTCCGGCCGCCTCGCCATG ATTGTGTTTGCAGCAACAGTGATAGAGGAGGCGGTGACCGGAAATTCGTTATTCAGAAAGATAGACGTTGAAGGGATTGCAGAAGCAGGAGGAGTGTGTTTGGGAGCTGTAATATTTGCTGCCATTTTTGCCTGGTTCTCAAGCGCTCGAAATCGAGTAGGTCGGATGTTTACTTTAAGCTGCAACACTTTAATTGATTCACTGATAGACCAGATTGTTGATGGCCTGTTCTACGAGAGTGAGATCAACGACTGGTCGGATGACATTTGA